From Ochotona princeps isolate mOchPri1 chromosome X, mOchPri1.hap1, whole genome shotgun sequence, one genomic window encodes:
- the LOC101526086 gene encoding LOW QUALITY PROTEIN: NADH dehydrogenase [ubiquinone] iron-sulfur protein 4, mitochondrial-like (The sequence of the model RefSeq protein was modified relative to this genomic sequence to represent the inferred CDS: inserted 1 base in 1 codon; substituted 1 base at 1 genomic stop codon): MAVVSVLVALRQVLLGRRAVAVAALSVSKVPIRWLSISTWRLEQDQTRDMQLLTVDEKLDITTLTDVSGEHIKTXKVXDFVPAHNNMQSRINNMKKWKMESGTGEIWENPSMGWASTVDPLSNMVLTFSTKEDAGAFVEKKKKEWRYDMEEKKILKPKFKSYGTSFSWNKTTRLSTK; the protein is encoded by the exons ATGGCGGTGGTATCAGTGTTAGTGGCACTGAGGCAGGTGTTGTTGGGCAGAagggcagtggcagtggctgccCTTTCTGTTTCCAAGGTTCCAATCAGGTGGTTGAGCATTTCCACATGGAGGTTGGAACAGGACCAAACTCGAGACATGCAACTCTTAACAGTGGATGAGAAATTGGATATCACTACTTTAACTGATGTTTCAGGAGAACATATCAAAACCTGAAAAG TGGATTTTGTTCCTGCTCACAATAACATGCAGTCTCGAATAAACAAcatgaagaaatggaagatgGAATCTGGTACCGGGGAAATATGGGAAAATCCTTCGATGGGCTGGGCATCAACGGTCGATCCCTTGTCTAATATGGTGCTAACCTTCAGTACTAAAGAAGATGCAGGTgcatttgtggaaaaaaaaaaaaaagaatggaggtATGACATGGAAGAGAAGAAAATTCTTAAGCCCAAGTTCAAATCTTATGGCACAAGCTTTTCTTGGAACAAAACAACAAGACTATCCACAAAATAG